GTGGCCGCCCGACTCGCGCAGCGCGGCGTAGGCCTGCGCCATGAACCAGGAGGTGCCGCAGCCGACCACGGCCACCCGCTCGCCGCGCCGCGGCAGCCCGGCCGGGCCGCTCGCGGCCAGCGCGGCGGCGGTGCGCCAGTCGCCGGGCTGGGTGGCGATCTCCTGATCGGTGAGGGAACCGGTCGGGGTGCTGGTCGGGGACGGGTGCGGCATGGGGCGGACTCCTTCGGCTGGCCCGAAACTGCGCACGGACGAATGCGGTGTGCGCAAAGCTGATTGATTTATAGCTGTTTCGAGCATGATTGCGCAATGAGTGGCACCGCCCCGGGGTGTGCGAAGCTGTCCCGACCGGGCGCGGGGCGCTCGGGGCGAGCGCGGGAGGAGCGGGGACGGTGTCCAGGTACGAACGGTGGAACGCGCTGCTGGAACTGCTGGCCGAGCACGGGAAGCTGGAGGTCGAGGAGGCGGCCGACGCGCTGGACGTCTCGGCCGCGACCATCCGCCGCGACCTCGACCAGTTGGCCCGCCAGCAGATGCTCACCCGCACCCGCGGCGGCGCGGTGGCGCACAGTGTCTCCTACGACCTGCCGCTGCGGTACAAGACCGCCCGCAACGCCGACGCCAAGCAGCGGATCGGCGCGCTGGTGGCCGGCCTGGTCGAGCCCGGCGAGGTGGTCGGCCTGAACGGCGGCACCACCACCACCGAGGTGGCCCGGGCGCTGGCCGTCCGCCCCGAGCTGACCGAGCGCCCGGAGGGCGGCCGGGGCCTCACCGTGGTCACCAACGCGCTCAACATCGCCAACGAGTTGACGGTCCGTCCGCAGGTGAAGATCGTGGTCACCGGCGGCGTCGCCCGCCCCCAGTCGTACGAGCTGATCGGCCCGCTGGCCGCCCAGGTGCTCGGCGAACTCGCCCTGGACACCGCGGTGCTGGGCGTGGACGGCTTCGACCCCGGGCACGGCGCGACCGCCCACCACGAGGGCGAGGCGGCGGTGAACCGGCTGCTCGCCCAGCGGGCCCGGCGGGTGGTGGTGGCCGCCGACTCCTCCAAGCTGGGCCGCCGGGCCTTCGCCCGGATCTGCGGCCTGGAGGCGGTCGACACCCTGGTCACCGACGACCAGGTGCCGGACGCGGTGGCGGCCGCCTTCGCCGACGCCGGACTGACCGTACTGACGGCCTGAGTGTTCGCATACCGGACAGTTGTGCAGTCCACGTTGCGCATGGCGCAACACGATCTGACACTTCGATAACTTCCGCCCCTAGAGGTCTGGACCACCGCGCGCGGTAACTGCCAGGGTCGCGCCTGTCACCCTCCCGAAGGCGGTCCCCCCTTGAAGCGATCAGCGCTGATCCCTCTGCCCCTCGCCGGATGCCTCCTGCTGTCCGGCTGCGGCCTCCTGTCCGACGGGGGAGGGGTGACGCTCAACCTGGTCGCGG
The window above is part of the Kitasatospora sp. NA04385 genome. Proteins encoded here:
- a CDS encoding DeoR/GlpR family DNA-binding transcription regulator, translating into MSRYERWNALLELLAEHGKLEVEEAADALDVSAATIRRDLDQLARQQMLTRTRGGAVAHSVSYDLPLRYKTARNADAKQRIGALVAGLVEPGEVVGLNGGTTTTEVARALAVRPELTERPEGGRGLTVVTNALNIANELTVRPQVKIVVTGGVARPQSYELIGPLAAQVLGELALDTAVLGVDGFDPGHGATAHHEGEAAVNRLLAQRARRVVVAADSSKLGRRAFARICGLEAVDTLVTDDQVPDAVAAAFADAGLTVLTA